A part of Desulfovibrio sp. Huiquan2017 genomic DNA contains:
- a CDS encoding DUF2318 domain-containing protein, which translates to MKGIQSIAFIAMLFVLGLAGSASAFWGFGGNETVAAVNGTVTIPVADVDDGQAHFYTYDAGGKDVKFFVLKSRDGIIRAAFNACDVCFGEKKGYSQEGDFMICNNCGQRFHSSRINEVRGGCNPSPLHRNDDGRNVTISANDLKDGARYF; encoded by the coding sequence ATGAAAGGCATTCAATCCATCGCCTTTATTGCCATGCTGTTCGTTTTGGGACTCGCCGGATCGGCGTCGGCCTTTTGGGGGTTCGGGGGTAACGAAACGGTCGCGGCCGTGAACGGGACGGTAACCATCCCCGTGGCCGACGTGGACGACGGGCAGGCGCATTTCTACACCTATGACGCGGGCGGCAAGGACGTGAAATTCTTCGTCCTGAAAAGCCGGGACGGAATCATCCGGGCGGCCTTCAACGCCTGCGACGTCTGTTTCGGGGAGAAAAAGGGGTACTCCCAAGAGGGCGACTTCATGATCTGCAACAACTGCGGCCAGCGGTTCCACTCCTCGCGCATCAACGAGGTCCGGGGCGGCTGCAATCCCTCGCCCCTGCACCGCAACGACGACGGGCGCAACGTGACCATCTCGGCCAACGACCTCAAGGACGGAGCGAGGTATTTCTAG
- a CDS encoding FtsX-like permease family protein: MNILTIPLRNTRRKWVKTVLLLLVFTLGVTSIVSLNYVSSVVGGSLEKKLSAYGANILIMPKSEKLTVSYGGFALGDMALGAHDLDEARVADKIGHIALRERIAVVAPKLVAMARAGDTAVGVVGVRFDREKVLKGYWAVDGAYPATDDGVLAGAKAAAALGLAPGSELTLDGTKVRVAGVLKPTGSDDDSVLFAGMDFAQAHFGKPGRVSFVEVAALCAGCPIEEIVSELRTALPGTDIQALQSIVKQRMYSVDFVKKLILTVSLVILLIACCMVGVTMLASVNERIKEIGLMRSLGFSRGGVFAIFCFEAVLIGLAAGSVGYTAGYALSLKVLALLDMAKDATLAFNPAHLALTGLLIVAVSVLSAFLPAWKAASVEPSEALIAL; this comes from the coding sequence ATGAACATCCTGACCATTCCCCTGCGCAACACCCGCAGGAAATGGGTCAAGACCGTGCTCCTGCTGCTGGTCTTCACCCTCGGGGTGACCTCCATCGTCTCCCTCAACTACGTATCCAGCGTGGTGGGCGGCTCCCTGGAAAAGAAGCTCTCGGCCTACGGGGCGAACATCCTGATCATGCCCAAGAGCGAAAAGCTGACCGTCAGTTACGGCGGCTTCGCCCTGGGCGACATGGCCCTCGGGGCGCATGACCTGGACGAGGCCCGGGTGGCCGACAAAATCGGCCACATCGCCCTTCGGGAACGCATCGCCGTGGTCGCGCCCAAGCTGGTGGCCATGGCCCGGGCCGGGGACACGGCCGTGGGCGTGGTGGGCGTGCGCTTCGACCGCGAAAAGGTCCTCAAGGGCTACTGGGCCGTGGACGGGGCCTATCCGGCCACGGACGACGGCGTGCTGGCCGGGGCCAAGGCCGCGGCCGCCCTCGGGCTCGCGCCCGGCTCGGAGCTGACCCTGGACGGGACCAAGGTCCGCGTGGCCGGAGTGCTCAAGCCCACGGGCTCGGACGACGATTCGGTCCTGTTCGCGGGCATGGACTTCGCCCAGGCGCACTTCGGCAAGCCCGGCCGCGTCAGCTTCGTGGAGGTGGCCGCCCTGTGCGCGGGCTGTCCCATCGAAGAGATCGTGTCCGAGCTGCGCACCGCCCTGCCCGGCACCGACATCCAGGCCCTTCAGTCCATCGTCAAGCAGCGCATGTACTCGGTGGACTTCGTCAAGAAACTCATTCTGACCGTGTCCCTGGTCATCCTGCTCATCGCCTGCTGCATGGTCGGCGTGACCATGCTCGCCTCGGTCAATGAACGGATCAAGGAAATCGGGCTCATGCGCTCGCTGGGCTTCAGCCGGGGCGGCGTCTTCGCCATCTTCTGCTTCGAGGCCGTGCTCATCGGCCTGGCGGCAGGCAGCGTCGGCTACACGGCGGGCTACGCCCTGAGCCTCAAGGTCCTGGCCCTGCTCGACATGGCCAAGGACGCGACCCTGGCCTTCAACCCCGCGCACCTGGCCCTGACCGGCCTGCTCATCGTGGCCGTGTCGGTCCTGTCCGCATTCCTGCCAGCCTGGAAGGCGGCCTCCGTGGAGCCGTCCGAGGCCCTCATCGCACTCTAG
- a CDS encoding ABC transporter ATP-binding protein, whose translation MFEAKNITKTFHGEGGETTVLNGADLLVEPGRFVSIVGRSGSGKTTFLNILSTLLAPDSGQLLYRGEDVATVSRARLNELRRKDFAVIFQFHHLLPYLTARENVLLPYMQGLGTVPAEVRKRADACLERVGLSGKGGKLPGHLSGGEQQRVAIARALVKESAILFADEPTGNLDKETGDAIMGLLSELRHDGLAVIMVTHDEEYAARADQAVRMADGRVVRQ comes from the coding sequence ATGTTCGAAGCGAAAAACATCACCAAGACCTTCCACGGCGAGGGCGGCGAGACCACTGTGCTCAACGGCGCGGACCTGCTGGTCGAGCCCGGCCGGTTCGTGTCCATAGTGGGCCGGTCCGGCTCGGGCAAGACCACTTTCCTGAACATTCTGTCCACCCTGCTGGCCCCTGATTCCGGACAATTGCTCTACCGGGGCGAGGATGTGGCCACCGTGTCCCGCGCGCGCCTGAACGAACTCAGGCGCAAGGATTTCGCGGTCATCTTCCAGTTCCACCACCTGCTGCCATACCTCACGGCGCGCGAAAACGTCCTGCTCCCGTATATGCAGGGGCTCGGCACCGTACCCGCCGAGGTGCGCAAACGGGCCGACGCCTGCCTGGAACGGGTGGGATTGTCCGGCAAGGGCGGCAAGCTGCCCGGACACCTGTCCGGCGGCGAGCAGCAGCGCGTGGCCATCGCCCGCGCCCTGGTCAAGGAATCCGCCATTCTGTTCGCGGATGAGCCCACGGGCAATCTGGACAAGGAAACCGGCGACGCCATCATGGGGTTGCTGAGCGAGCTCCGGCACGACGGCCTGGCCGTCATCATGGTCACCCACGATGAGGAATACGCGGCCCGGGCGGATCAAGCCGTCCGAATGGCCGACGGCCGGGTCGTGCGACAATAG
- a CDS encoding FmdE family protein, protein MNIGQYTFEEFKQKAKEFHGYPAPGLLIGGYMVEAAKARLPEGTLFEAMVESGKCLPDAVQLLTLCSTGNNWMKVKLLGRYAVSLYDKFTGKGFRVAVDLEKLAKWPEIRAWFLKEKPKAEQDTEQLFKEIEEAGDTICSIRPVVIAKRYLGHGHMTTIDVCPVCGEAYPGSDGSICRGCQGEAPYESIEGAVCSDDAPALRVVPVEQAVGKQVVHDMTGIEPGESKGPITKAGDILGIGDVCRLQRIGKFNVYDGEALPGDEWVHENDAVKAFAKRMAGPGVTYDPDPEEGKINFFAEYPGMLSIDLDALSRFNLSPDVMLATRHDGSLMPEGKGIAGTRAIPLYISRDRFSRALTALGEGPVLSVLPLKPAKVGILVTGTEVFQGLIEDKFIPIVSSKVIQLGCTVHRTDIVPDERAAITKAAKAMLDSGCDLIVTTAGMSVDPDDVTRAALEDAGLHADHYGVPMLPGTMTLVGKLRNAAIIGVPACALFYKTTAFDVVLPRVLAGQELRRKDLARLGEGGFCMNCKTCSFPKCPFGK, encoded by the coding sequence ATGAACATCGGACAGTATACATTTGAAGAATTCAAACAAAAGGCCAAGGAATTTCACGGTTACCCCGCGCCGGGCCTGCTCATCGGCGGATACATGGTCGAGGCGGCCAAGGCCCGGTTGCCCGAGGGGACGTTGTTCGAGGCCATGGTCGAGTCCGGCAAATGCCTGCCCGACGCGGTCCAGCTTCTGACCCTGTGCTCCACGGGCAACAATTGGATGAAGGTCAAGCTCCTGGGGCGTTACGCCGTCTCCCTGTACGACAAGTTCACGGGCAAGGGCTTCCGCGTGGCCGTCGATCTGGAGAAGCTCGCGAAGTGGCCGGAGATCCGTGCCTGGTTCCTGAAGGAGAAGCCCAAGGCCGAGCAGGACACGGAGCAGCTCTTCAAGGAAATCGAGGAGGCGGGCGACACCATCTGCTCGATCCGGCCCGTGGTTATCGCCAAGCGTTATCTCGGCCACGGCCATATGACCACCATCGACGTCTGTCCGGTCTGCGGCGAGGCCTATCCCGGCTCGGACGGCTCCATCTGCCGGGGCTGTCAGGGCGAGGCCCCCTATGAATCCATCGAAGGGGCCGTCTGCTCGGACGATGCTCCGGCCCTCCGGGTCGTGCCCGTGGAACAGGCCGTGGGCAAACAGGTCGTCCACGACATGACCGGCATCGAGCCGGGCGAGTCCAAGGGGCCCATCACCAAGGCGGGCGACATCCTCGGCATTGGCGACGTCTGCCGGTTGCAGCGCATCGGCAAGTTCAACGTCTACGACGGCGAGGCCCTTCCCGGGGACGAGTGGGTTCATGAGAACGATGCGGTCAAGGCGTTTGCGAAACGCATGGCCGGGCCGGGCGTGACCTACGATCCCGATCCGGAGGAAGGAAAGATCAACTTTTTTGCCGAATATCCGGGTATGCTGTCCATCGACCTGGACGCGCTTTCCCGGTTCAACCTCAGCCCGGACGTCATGCTGGCCACCCGGCACGACGGTTCGCTCATGCCCGAGGGCAAGGGCATTGCCGGGACCAGGGCCATTCCCCTGTATATCTCCCGCGACCGGTTCAGCCGCGCCCTGACAGCGCTCGGCGAAGGCCCGGTCCTGTCCGTTCTGCCCCTCAAGCCCGCCAAGGTCGGCATCCTGGTCACCGGCACCGAGGTGTTCCAGGGGCTCATTGAGGACAAGTTCATCCCCATCGTCTCGTCCAAGGTCATCCAGCTCGGCTGCACCGTGCACCGGACCGACATCGTACCCGACGAGCGCGCGGCCATCACCAAAGCGGCCAAGGCCATGCTGGACAGCGGCTGCGATCTCATCGTGACCACGGCGGGTATGTCCGTGGACCCGGACGACGTCACCCGCGCGGCTCTGGAGGATGCGGGGCTGCATGCGGACCACTACGGCGTGCCCATGCTGCCCGGGACCATGACCCTGGTGGGCAAGCTCAGGAACGCGGCCATCATCGGCGTCCCGGCCTGCGCCCTGTTCTACAAGACCACGGCCTTTGACGTGGTCCTGCCACGCGTGCTCGCCGGACAGGAGCTGCGCCGCAAGGACCTGGCCCGCCTGGGCGAAGGCGGGTTCTGCATGAATTGCAAGACTTGCTCCTTCCCCAAGTGTCCCTTCGGGAAATAG